In the Leptolyngbya sp. FACHB-261 genome, CACCATTCTCACCTAGTAGGCCATGAATGGTGCCTGCTTCTACCGTCAGAGACACATCTTGGTTCGCCTGGATAGGACCGAAGCGCTTGTAAATGTGTTGAAGCTCAACCTGCATAGTTGCCTACTTATTGGGCTTTACTTACTAGGTCCCTCCATGCCCGCCAGCAGCTGAGGCATGTACCAGATTTGCTGCTCGGTAGCAGTTTCACCCGCCTTAATAAATTCGGTGCCGTCCTGGAACTTGAGGGGGCCTTTATAGGGGTTGATACTGCCATTCCCCAGTCCCTGGACGAATTCATCTAGCTGTGCCTTTTTAGCCCCAAGTGCCTTGCCTGGCTCGAAGCCAATCATTGAGGTCTCAGCGTTATTGATGTTCTTCCAATCAGGACCCAACCAGACAAATTCACTCTGGTATTGGCCTGCTTTGGCCTTATTGATCGCCTCAATATAGGGGGGGCCCCAGCTATAGTACGGCACACCCAAACAGATGTCGGGAGCCAGATTGCAACCCGTCCTCAAATCGTAGTGGACAAACTTAACCGGCCTACCGGCATCCGCCGCTTTTTTGCCCTCTACCGCCACCTCAGGTGTGTCGATACCGGACATCACTACGTCGTAGCCACTGTTGTAGTAGTCATTGGCCACTTTGGTGGGGTCTAGGGTTACACCCGGAATGTTAAACCAAAAGCCAATCCAGGTGACCTTGAAGTTTAGATCCTCAGGTTTTTTGCCGCTGTACTTGTCCCAGCAATAGCGTGCGCCTAAATAAGCAGCAGAGGTATAGCGTCGGGTTTCGTCATTAATCAGGGGACCGACGTAGCCAATTTTGCCGGTTTGTGAGCCTAAAGCCGCTGCACAACCCGCCATCATTTTGCCGAATTCCATGCGGCCCATGATGTTGCCTAGATTCGGCTGATTTTTGTAGTTCTGGCCTTCTTTCCAAGCGTAGTCACCGGAGGCATGAATCACGGTCACATCAGGATGCTTCTTCGCCGTTTCTAGGGCGTCATCCTTGAAGTCATCTGAATTGAAAATAATGAATTTAGCACCTTTGGCAATCAGATCATCCGCAACTTGGGAGCCCTTCACATTGGGTCGGTCGGCAGGGTTCACCTTATCGACATACTCAAATTTGATGCCAGGATCTTTCTCCATGACATACTGGGTCGCCTCGAAGTGCGCCTGATTCCAACCCCCATCTTTGGTTGGACCCACTAGTACCATACCAACCTTATATTCGGAGGAGCTGGCAGCCGTTGCCTGAGCCGCAGGGGTACCGGCATCAGTTGCAGGTGCTCCAGTCGAGGTAGGGCCGCTACAGGCTCCCACAAAAAGCCCCAGCACTGCGACCTGCCAGAAACGGTGTTTCAGCATTTGCGAAAGAACAGCGATAGCACTCATGCCTTCAATAAAACTAGACTTCACGCTTCACCCACTCAGTGCCAAGCTGGTCCTTATTCTGTCGGTACCAGCTCGTAGAGCAACCTATCTGCGCTCCACGTCCACTTAAAGCGATTGCCTGCTCAGCGAATGTATCAGGGATTACCCCTAACTTGTATCAAACTGGCTCTATGAACTGCCAAACAACAAATAAAAAAAAGGCCATCTACCGCTTGAGATAGCCTTTTAGCTCTAGGTCCTCTGAGGTTGTCAGTCGAGGATCTTAGTGAGCATCTTGTAGTTCGTAGAAATCAGGGGTGATGTAGTCTTTGCGCAACGGCCAGCCCACCCAATCTTCTGGCATCAAAATGCGCTTGAGATGGGGATGACCTTCATAGACAATGCCGAACAAGTCGAAAGTTTCGCGTTCCTGAAAGTCGGCGCTCTTCCAAATCCAGTACACCGAAGGGCAGCGGGGATCTTCGCGGGGCAGGAAAACCTTAACCCGCACTTCTTCCGGTCGGTCGGCGTTATCGGAGAGCTTAGTCAAGTGGTAGACACTGACCAGCGAATCACCAGGCCCAGCATCATAACCACACTGGAAAATCAGGTAATTGAAGCCATAGGCATAGAGAGCAGTGCTGAAGGGAATCAAGTAATCCCGGTCCACCTTGAGCATTTCCACACCCCGGTGGTCAGGACCTAGAAACTCATGCTCGAAGCCTTGAGAGGTCAACCATTTAGAAATGGGACCTGCTTCAACAATGCCAGTCTCCTCCGGGTTAGCTCCTTCAGGTGCTGGCGTTTGGGGTTCATCCGCCATGATGCACAATCTCCTTTTTCCAAGCTAGCAGCATTGGCTGGGTCACAGCCGACTTCAGAAGTTCAGTAGGCGGTAGCGCCGTGGCAATACTGGTGCCACAATTCATGACCACTCCAGTGCTCCCTTACGCCAGGCATACACTAGGCCAATGACCAGAATCGCAATAAAAATCAGGGCTTCAATGAAGGCGAGCAGCCCAAGCTGGCTGAAAGCCACCGCCCAAGGATAAAGAAACACAGTCTCCACATCGAAGACTACAAACGCTAGAGCGAACATGTAGTACCGGATATTGAACTGAATCCAGCTACCACCGACAGGCTCCATACCCGATTCATAAGTGGTTCGTCGGATTGGGCCACTCCGGTTGGGCCGTAGCAGTTTGGAGGCTAGCAGTGCTGTGCCAGGGACTAGGCTACAGATCAGCAAGAACACAAGGAAGTAGTCGTAAC is a window encoding:
- a CDS encoding BMP family ABC transporter substrate-binding protein codes for the protein MKSSFIEGMSAIAVLSQMLKHRFWQVAVLGLFVGACSGPTSTGAPATDAGTPAAQATAASSSEYKVGMVLVGPTKDGGWNQAHFEATQYVMEKDPGIKFEYVDKVNPADRPNVKGSQVADDLIAKGAKFIIFNSDDFKDDALETAKKHPDVTVIHASGDYAWKEGQNYKNQPNLGNIMGRMEFGKMMAGCAAALGSQTGKIGYVGPLINDETRRYTSAAYLGARYCWDKYSGKKPEDLNFKVTWIGFWFNIPGVTLDPTKVANDYYNSGYDVVMSGIDTPEVAVEGKKAADAGRPVKFVHYDLRTGCNLAPDICLGVPYYSWGPPYIEAINKAKAGQYQSEFVWLGPDWKNINNAETSMIGFEPGKALGAKKAQLDEFVQGLGNGSINPYKGPLKFQDGTEFIKAGETATEQQIWYMPQLLAGMEGPSK
- a CDS encoding NAD(P)H-quinone oxidoreductase subunit J, which translates into the protein MADEPQTPAPEGANPEETGIVEAGPISKWLTSQGFEHEFLGPDHRGVEMLKVDRDYLIPFSTALYAYGFNYLIFQCGYDAGPGDSLVSVYHLTKLSDNADRPEEVRVKVFLPREDPRCPSVYWIWKSADFQERETFDLFGIVYEGHPHLKRILMPEDWVGWPLRKDYITPDFYELQDAH
- a CDS encoding NAD(P)H-quinone oxidoreductase subunit 3; the encoded protein is MVLSGYDYFLVFLLICSLVPGTALLASKLLRPNRSGPIRRTTYESGMEPVGGSWIQFNIRYYMFALAFVVFDVETVFLYPWAVAFSQLGLLAFIEALIFIAILVIGLVYAWRKGALEWS